The following coding sequences lie in one Leptospira stimsonii genomic window:
- a CDS encoding DUF4160 domain-containing protein: MLHIHIRKGEQVAKFWIEPQVLSVENNAIRSQELNWIHEEIEMNQGIIQGKWNDFFNS; the protein is encoded by the coding sequence GTGTTACACATTCATATCCGCAAAGGGGAACAAGTTGCAAAATTTTGGATCGAACCTCAAGTCCTGTCAGTCGAAAACAACGCAATTCGTTCTCAAGAATTGAATTGGATCCACGAAGAAATAGAAATGAATCAAGGAATTATACAAGGAAAATGGAATGATTTTTTCAATTCATGA